Below is a window of Streptomyces sp. NBC_01571 DNA.
GGAGCGTGTCTCGGTAACGAGCAAGGGGCTCGCTGGCCGTGATCGATGGGATCGGTCGCGGCCGTTTCGTGTGCACCTGTGAGGCCGTGGTTGGGTCCTTCCCGGCTGTTGTTCGGCTGGTAGGGCCTGTGGCGTGGGCCGGGGGCCTGGCTGGTCAGCCGGCCTGGGCGGCGAGCCCGGAGTGTCGGAAGATCTTGCGGAGGTTGTGGCAGGCGGCGAGCAGTCGCCACTCACCGCGGGCGCCGTCCTCGCCACGCAGGAGGAGCTGGCGGCCGTTCTGGCAGGTCATGACCTGTCCGAAGACAGGTTCGACGATGGCTTTGCGGCGGCTGTATGCCTTCCGGCCGGGTTTGGTCCGCAGTTTGCGGGCCATGCGCTCCTTCAGCGTGGCGTCCTTGGGGATGCGTCCGCGTGGAGCGGGCGGGACCTGCTCGTCGTGGGCGAGTCGGCCGGTGGCCATGAAGGTGTCGGTGCCGCAGGCCAGTTGGCGCTCGTTCGCGGCTTCGAGGTTGGTCTCGGAGCAGTACCCGGCGTCGACCAGGGCCTGCTTGGGGTGGATGCCGGTGTTGTGGGCGGACTGGTCGAGCATCGTGGTGTAGTTCAGTGCGTCGGAGGGGTTGGTCGTCACGTCGGCGGCGGTGATGACCTGGTGTTCTTCGTCGACGACGGCCTGGGCGTTGTAGGCCTGGATGTAGGCGCCGTCGCTGTTCTTCATGATCCGCGAGTCGGGGTCGGTGAAGTTGGCCTGGGCTTTGGGCTTGGGACGGGCCTTGGCGGCGGCCGCTTCCCCGGCGTCGGTGACGGCCTGCTCGTCGCTGCTGGCGGCACGTTCCTGACGGCGGCGTTCCTTGTCCTCGGCGTGGGCGCGGGCCTTGGCGGCGGCCTCGGCCTCGATCTGCGCGCGGGCGGCCTGCAGCTTCGCCAGGCGTTTCTCACGCCGGTCCAGCTCGGCGGGCAGGTCCGCCTCCTTGCCGTCCACGCCGAAGGTGTCGTCCTCGGCTTCGTCGGCGGCCTCGGCGTCGGTCAGCAGGGCGTGGGCCTTCGCTTCCAGAGCGGCGATCTCGGCCTCTATCCGCTCTTCCTTGTCGACCAGGCGGCCGTAGCTCATCGCCTTGTGTTTGGAGGCGCTGGCCTCCAGTTTCGTGCCGTCCAGCGCGACGCGTCCCATCTTGACCATGCCGAGTGTCTGTGCGAGGTGCAGGGACTGGGTGAACAGACCGGCCAGCGCGTCGAGGTGGCGGCGGCGGAAGCGGGCGATCGAGCGGAAGTCCGGTTCCTGGCCGGCGGCCAGGAACCGGAACGCGACATCGTCGGCCAGGCGGCGCTCGATCGCCCGGGAGGAGCGGACGCCGGTGGTGTAGCCGTAGATCAGCAGTCGTACCATCAGCCGCGGATCGTAGGGCGGGTAGCCGCGCTTTTCGGTGTAGTCCGCCAGGACCGGTCCGAGGTCGAGCACCTCATCGACCAGGTCGGCGACGAACCGGGCCAGGTGGCCCTCGGGCAGCCAGTCGTCCAGCGACGGCGGCAGCAGCAGGACCTGATGCGGATCGAAGGGCCGAAACGTCTTGTCCACCGCCGCCAGCTGACCCTGCGGCCGCTTCTTCCCGACCGGCTCGACCTCGAACAGCCCCTCGCCACCACGCATACCGTGATCATCCCGTATGAATAATCACGAACCGCAGGCGGGTTGCCGGTTACTGAGACACGCTCCTAGCCATCGCAGGGGCTGGGGTATGGCAGAGCGCAGCGAACGACAAGCAGGAACAGCAGTACAAGGAGAAGGCAGCCGCCTATAAGGGCGTATCAGTTACACAACTGAACATCGATGGGGTCAAGACCGAAGCCGCAGCGTCATGGAGCAGAGAGGGCCGGTCCGTTGTCCTGTCGGTGTGGGTCGACTGGCGAGAGAAGCCGAAGCTCGTCCGTATCGACTCCGGCAACCAGACGGCGAAGGAGCAGACGCAGCCGCTCGAGTCGGGGCAGTTTCCCATGCCCATTCATCTGGAAGTGAAGGTGCCGGTCAAGGACCGCTACCAAGCGGTCCGGCTGATTGTCGCAGTGGGCGGGTCCCAGTGGAAAAAGGACTCCCGGGCCCCGCACCGTGCGATCGAGTTTCACCCGGACCGGACGGCCATCGACACCGAAACTGGTAAGCACCTCAAGCAGTACTATTCGCGGCTGCTTTGACCACTCTGGTACGCGCAGCTGGCACTCTGCTGCTGATGCTGACTGCCCTCACAGGCCACC
It encodes the following:
- a CDS encoding IS1182 family transposase, translating into MFEVEPVGKKRPQGQLAAVDKTFRPFDPHQVLLLPPSLDDWLPEGHLARFVADLVDEVLDLGPVLADYTEKRGYPPYDPRLMVRLLIYGYTTGVRSSRAIERRLADDVAFRFLAAGQEPDFRSIARFRRRHLDALAGLFTQSLHLAQTLGMVKMGRVALDGTKLEASASKHKAMSYGRLVDKEERIEAEIAALEAKAHALLTDAEAADEAEDDTFGVDGKEADLPAELDRREKRLAKLQAARAQIEAEAAAKARAHAEDKERRRQERAASSDEQAVTDAGEAAAAKARPKPKAQANFTDPDSRIMKNSDGAYIQAYNAQAVVDEEHQVITAADVTTNPSDALNYTTMLDQSAHNTGIHPKQALVDAGYCSETNLEAANERQLACGTDTFMATGRLAHDEQVPPAPRGRIPKDATLKERMARKLRTKPGRKAYSRRKAIVEPVFGQVMTCQNGRQLLLRGEDGARGEWRLLAACHNLRKIFRHSGLAAQAG